One genomic region from Marmota flaviventris isolate mMarFla1 chromosome 6, mMarFla1.hap1, whole genome shotgun sequence encodes:
- the Ring1 gene encoding E3 ubiquitin-protein ligase RING1 — MTTPANAQNASKTWELSLYELHRTPQEAIMDGTEIAVSPRSLHSELMCPICLDMLKNTMTTKECLHRFCSDCIVTALRSGNKECPTCRKKLVSKRSLRPDPNFDALISKIYPSREEYEAHQDRVLIRLSRLHNQQALSSSIEEGLRMQAMHRAQRVRRPMPGSDQTTTMSGGEGEPGEGEGDGEDVSSDSAPDSAPGPAPKRPRGGGAGGSSVGTGGGGTGGVGGGAGSEDSGDRGGTLGGGTLGPPSPPGAPSPPEPGGEIELVFRPHPLLVEKGEYCQTRYVKTTGNATVDHLSKYLALRIALERRQQQEAGEPGGPGGGASDTGGPDGGGGEGGGTGGGDGPEEPALPSLEGVSEKQYTIYIAPGGGAFTTLNGSLTLELVNEKFWKVSRPLELCYAPTKDPK, encoded by the exons ATGACGACGCCGGCGAATGCCCAGAATGCCAGCAAAACGTGGGAACTAAGTCTGTATGAGCTGCACCGGACCCCGCAG GAAGCCATCATGGATGGCACAGAGATTGCGGTTTCCCCTCGGTCACTGCATTCAGAACTCATGTGCCCCATCTGCCTGGACATGCTAAAGAATACAATGACAACCAAGGAGTGCCTCCATCGGTTCTGCTCTGACTGCATTGTCACAGCCCTGCGAAGCGG GAACAAGGAGTGTCCTACCTGCAGAAAAAAGCTGGTATCCAAGCGATCCCTACGACCAGACCCCAACTTTGACGCCCTGATCTCTAAGATCTATCCCAGCCGGGAGGAATATGAGGCCCATCAAGACCGAGTGCTCATCCGCCTCAGCCGCCTGCACAACCAGCAAGCGCTGAGCTCCAGCATTGAGGAGGGGCTGCGCATGCAGGCCATGCACAG GGCCCAGCGTGTGAGGCGACCGATGCCTGGGTCAGATCAGACCACAACGATGAGTGGGGGGGAAGGAGagcctggggagggagagggggatggAGAAGATGTGAGCTCAGATTCAGCCCCTGACTctgccccaggccctgctcccaaGCGACCCCGTGGAGGGGGCGCAGGGGGCAGCAGTGTAGGGACagggggagggggtactgggggggtgggtggaggtGCTGGTTCAGAAGACTCTGGTGACAGGGGAGGCACCCTGGGAGGGGGAACCCTGGGCCCCCCAAGCCCTCCTGGGGCCCCCAGTCCCCCGGAGCCAGGTGGAGAAATTGAGCTCGTGTTCCGGCCCCACCCCCTGCTCGTGGAGAAGGGAGAATACTGCCAGACTAG GTATGTGAAGACAACTGGGAATGCCACAGTGGACCATCTCTCCAAGTACTTGGCCCTGCGCATTGCCCTTGAGCGGAGGCAGCAGCAAGAGGCGGGCGAGCCAGGAGGGCCTGGAGGGGGTGCCTCTGACACTGGGGGACCTGATGGGGGTGGTGGGGAAGGTGGGGGTACCGGAGGAGGTGATGGTCCTGAGGAGCCTGCTTTGCCCAGCCTGGAGGGTGTCAGTGAAAAGCAGTACACCATCTACATCGCACCTGGAGGTGGAGCATTCACG ACGCTGAATGGCTCACTGACCCTGGAGCTGGTGAATGAGAAGTTCTGGAAGGTGTCCCGACCACTAGAGCTCTGCTATGCCCCCACTAAGGATCCAAAGTGA
- the Hsd17b8 gene encoding (3R)-3-hydroxyacyl-CoA dehydrogenase isoform X2: MASQLRLRSALALVTGAGSGIGRAVSARLAREGATVAACDVDGTAAQETVRLLDGSRSEEGAPGGNHAAFQADVSEARATRRLLEKVQASFSRPPSVVVSCAGITRDEFLLHMSEDDWDQVIDVNLKVGNIGQINYAASKAGVIGLTQTAARELGRHGIRCNSVLPGFIATPMTEKMPQKVKDKVTGMIPMGHWGNPEDVADVVAFLASEDSGYITGASVEVTGGLFM; this comes from the exons ATGGCGTCTCAGCTTCGGCTCCGTTCTGCGCTGGCCTTGGTCACAG GTGCGGGTAGCGGCATCGGCCGGGCGGTTAGTGCGCGCCTGGCCAGAGAGGGGGCTACCGTAGCCGCCTGCGACGTGGACgggacagcagctcaggagacggTGCGGCTGCTAGACGGGTCGAGGAGTGAGGAAGGGGCGCCGGGCGGGAACCACGCTGCCTTCCAGGCTGATGTGTCTGAGGCCAGGGCTACCAGGCGCCTGCTGGAAAAAGTGCAG GCCAGCTTTTCTCGCCCGCCATCTGTCGTTGTGTCTTGTGCGGGCATCACTCGGGATGAGTTTCTGCTCCACATGTCTGAGGATGACTGGGACCAAGTCATAGATGTCAACCTCAAG GTGGGGAACATCGGGCAGATAAACTATGCTGCATCCAAGGCTGGAGTGATTGGGCTCACCCAGACTGCAGCCCGCGAGCTTGGACG ACATGGGATCCGCTGTAACTCTGTCCTCCCAGGGTTCATTGCAACACCCATGACAGAGAAAATGCCACAGAAAGTGAAGGATAAG GTGACCGGAATGATCCCAATGGGACACTGGGGGAACCCTGAGG ATGTGGCAGATGTGGTTGCATTCTTGGCATCTGAAGACAGTGGATACATCACAGGGGCCTCAGTGGAAGTCACTG GAGGTCTTTTCATGTAA
- the Hsd17b8 gene encoding (3R)-3-hydroxyacyl-CoA dehydrogenase isoform X1 yields the protein MASQLRLRSALALVTGAGSGIGRAVSARLAREGATVAACDVDGTAAQETVRLLDGSRSEEGAPGGNHAAFQADVSEARATRRLLEKVQASFSRPPSVVVSCAGITRDEFLLHMSEDDWDQVIDVNLKGIFLVTQVAAQALVSSGYHGSIINISSIVGKVGNIGQINYAASKAGVIGLTQTAARELGRHGIRCNSVLPGFIATPMTEKMPQKVKDKVTGMIPMGHWGNPEDVADVVAFLASEDSGYITGASVEVTGGLFM from the exons ATGGCGTCTCAGCTTCGGCTCCGTTCTGCGCTGGCCTTGGTCACAG GTGCGGGTAGCGGCATCGGCCGGGCGGTTAGTGCGCGCCTGGCCAGAGAGGGGGCTACCGTAGCCGCCTGCGACGTGGACgggacagcagctcaggagacggTGCGGCTGCTAGACGGGTCGAGGAGTGAGGAAGGGGCGCCGGGCGGGAACCACGCTGCCTTCCAGGCTGATGTGTCTGAGGCCAGGGCTACCAGGCGCCTGCTGGAAAAAGTGCAG GCCAGCTTTTCTCGCCCGCCATCTGTCGTTGTGTCTTGTGCGGGCATCACTCGGGATGAGTTTCTGCTCCACATGTCTGAGGATGACTGGGACCAAGTCATAGATGTCAACCTCAAG GGCATCTTCCTAGTTACTCAGGTTGCAGCTCAAGCCTTGGTGTCCAGTGGTTATCACGGCTCTATTATCAATATCAGTAGCATCGTTGGAAAG GTGGGGAACATCGGGCAGATAAACTATGCTGCATCCAAGGCTGGAGTGATTGGGCTCACCCAGACTGCAGCCCGCGAGCTTGGACG ACATGGGATCCGCTGTAACTCTGTCCTCCCAGGGTTCATTGCAACACCCATGACAGAGAAAATGCCACAGAAAGTGAAGGATAAG GTGACCGGAATGATCCCAATGGGACACTGGGGGAACCCTGAGG ATGTGGCAGATGTGGTTGCATTCTTGGCATCTGAAGACAGTGGATACATCACAGGGGCCTCAGTGGAAGTCACTG GAGGTCTTTTCATGTAA
- the Slc39a7 gene encoding zinc transporter SLC39A7 isoform X2, giving the protein MVTRTRTCKRTSMATATATVLISAAPFFVLFLIPVESNSPRHRSLLQILLSFASGGLLGDAFLHLIPHALEPHSHNTLAQPGHGHSHSGQGPILSVGLWVLSGIVAFLVVEKFVRHVKGGHGHSHGHGHGPTHGSHRRQEHPLKEKSSSEEEEKEARGLRKRRGGSIGPKDGPVRPQNPEEEKTGSDLRVSGYLNLAADLAHNFTDGLAIGASFRGGRGLGILTTMTVLLHEVPHEVGDFAILVQSGCSKKQAMRLQLLTAVGALAGTACALLTEGGVVGSEVAGGAGPGWVLPFTAGGFIYVATVSVLPELLREASPLQSLLEVLGLLAGVVMMVLIAHLE; this is encoded by the exons ATGGTGACCCGCACGAGGACATGCAAGAGGACTTCCATGGCCACAGCCACAG CCACGGTACTGATCTCTGCAGCTCCATTTTTTGTCCTCTTCCTTATCCCAGTGGAGTCAAACTCCCCCAGACACCGCTCTCTGCTCCAGATTTTGCTCAGTTTTGCTTCTGGAGGGCTCCTGGGAGATGCCTTCCTGCATCTTATCCCTCATGCCCTGG AGCCTCATTCTCACAACACTCTGGCACAGCCTGGACATGGACACTCCCACAGTG GCCAGGGCCCCATTCTGTCTGTGGGGCTGTGGGTTCTCAGTGGAATTGTCGCCTTCCTTGTGGTGGAGAAATTTGTGAGACATGTAAAAGGAGGACATGGACACAGTCATGGGCATGGACATGGTCCCACACATGGAAGTCACAGAAGACAGG AGCATCCTTTAAAGGAGAAGTCCAGctcagaggaagaagaaaaggaagcaagAGGGTTgcggaagaggagaggagggagcatCGGGCCCAAAGATGGGCCAGTAAGACCTCAGAAccctgaagaagaaaaaacaggctCAG ACCTGCGTGTGTCCGGGTACCTGAATCTGGCTGCTGATTTGGCACACAACTTCACAGATGGTCTAGCTATTGGTGCTTCCTTTCGAGGGGGCCGAGGGCTGGGAATACTGACCACAATGACTGTCCTACTTCATGAAGTGCCCCATGAGGTCGGGGACTTTGCCATCTTGGtccagtctggctgcagcaaaaagCAG GCGATGCGTCTACAACTACTGACAGCAGTAGGAGCACTGGCAGGCACAGCCTGTGCCCTTCTCACTGAAGGAGGAGTAGTGGGCAGTGAAGTTGCAGGTGGTGCAGGTCCTGGCTGGGTTCTGCCATTCACTGCAGGTGGTTTTATATACGTAGCAACAGTGTCTGTGTTGCCAGAGCTGTTGAGGGAGGCCTCACCATTACAGTCACTCCTGGAGGTGCTGGGGCTGCTGGCAGGAGTTGTCATGATGGTGCTGATTGCCCACCTCGAGTGA
- the Slc39a7 gene encoding zinc transporter SLC39A7 isoform X1, translating to MARGLRAPHWVAVGLLTWASLGLLVAGHGGHGDPHEDMQEDFHGHSHRHSHEDFHHGHSHAHGHGHTHESIWHGHTHGHDHGHSHEDLHHGHSHGHSHDSLYHKGHGHDREHHGGYGESGAPSIKHNLDTVTLWAYALGATVLISAAPFFVLFLIPVESNSPRHRSLLQILLSFASGGLLGDAFLHLIPHALEPHSHNTLAQPGHGHSHSGQGPILSVGLWVLSGIVAFLVVEKFVRHVKGGHGHSHGHGHGPTHGSHRRQEHPLKEKSSSEEEEKEARGLRKRRGGSIGPKDGPVRPQNPEEEKTGSDLRVSGYLNLAADLAHNFTDGLAIGASFRGGRGLGILTTMTVLLHEVPHEVGDFAILVQSGCSKKQAMRLQLLTAVGALAGTACALLTEGGVVGSEVAGGAGPGWVLPFTAGGFIYVATVSVLPELLREASPLQSLLEVLGLLAGVVMMVLIAHLE from the exons ATGGCCAGGGGCCTGCGGGCCCCCCACTGGGTGGCCGTAGGACTGCTGACCTGGGCGTCTTTGGGGCTGCTGGTTGCCGGACACGGGGGTCATGGTGACCCGCACGAGGACATGCAAGAGGACTTCCATGGCCACAGCCACAGGCACTCACATGAGGATTTCCACCATGGACACAGCCATGCTCATGGCCATGGCCACACTCACGAGAGCATCTGGCATGGGCATACCCATGGTCATGATCACGGACATTCACATGAGGATCTGCACCATGGCCACAGCCATGGCCACTCCCATGACAGCCTGTATCACAAAGGACATGGACATGACCGTGAACATCATGGAGGCTATGGGGAGTCTGGAGCTCCAAGCATCAAGCACAACCTGGACACTGTCACACTCTGGGCTTAT GCACTGGGAGCCACGGTACTGATCTCTGCAGCTCCATTTTTTGTCCTCTTCCTTATCCCAGTGGAGTCAAACTCCCCCAGACACCGCTCTCTGCTCCAGATTTTGCTCAGTTTTGCTTCTGGAGGGCTCCTGGGAGATGCCTTCCTGCATCTTATCCCTCATGCCCTGG AGCCTCATTCTCACAACACTCTGGCACAGCCTGGACATGGACACTCCCACAGTG GCCAGGGCCCCATTCTGTCTGTGGGGCTGTGGGTTCTCAGTGGAATTGTCGCCTTCCTTGTGGTGGAGAAATTTGTGAGACATGTAAAAGGAGGACATGGACACAGTCATGGGCATGGACATGGTCCCACACATGGAAGTCACAGAAGACAGG AGCATCCTTTAAAGGAGAAGTCCAGctcagaggaagaagaaaaggaagcaagAGGGTTgcggaagaggagaggagggagcatCGGGCCCAAAGATGGGCCAGTAAGACCTCAGAAccctgaagaagaaaaaacaggctCAG ACCTGCGTGTGTCCGGGTACCTGAATCTGGCTGCTGATTTGGCACACAACTTCACAGATGGTCTAGCTATTGGTGCTTCCTTTCGAGGGGGCCGAGGGCTGGGAATACTGACCACAATGACTGTCCTACTTCATGAAGTGCCCCATGAGGTCGGGGACTTTGCCATCTTGGtccagtctggctgcagcaaaaagCAG GCGATGCGTCTACAACTACTGACAGCAGTAGGAGCACTGGCAGGCACAGCCTGTGCCCTTCTCACTGAAGGAGGAGTAGTGGGCAGTGAAGTTGCAGGTGGTGCAGGTCCTGGCTGGGTTCTGCCATTCACTGCAGGTGGTTTTATATACGTAGCAACAGTGTCTGTGTTGCCAGAGCTGTTGAGGGAGGCCTCACCATTACAGTCACTCCTGGAGGTGCTGGGGCTGCTGGCAGGAGTTGTCATGATGGTGCTGATTGCCCACCTCGAGTGA